The DNA region CAAAAGCGACTGTTTCCAGCTGCTGTCCGTCCTGTTCCAAAACCAGTTTCAGATGACGTTTCTCACGCCCCATCGTTCGTGTTTCTTTTACAGTCACATGGCGAAGTACAAAACGAGGGGAAGGATTGCTCATGCCAAACGGTTGCAACCTGTCGATTTCTTGAATGACCTGCAACGGTACATCACTGATTCTGCATTCATCATCCGCAAGACGATGAGGGATAAAGTCTTCTTCCGTCAACACAGTTGCAGCAAACTCATTCAGCCCTGCTTCAAGCTCTTCAAGCTGATCACGATGAAGACTCATACCTGCTGCAGCTGGATGGCCCCCGTAATGGTCCATCGTGTGTTTACAAGCCGTTAATGCCTCATAGATGTCCAGTCCCTCTATAGAGCGTGCTGAACCTTTACAAGCGCCGCTCTCCGGGTCAATGCCCAGGATTAGCGTTGGCCGATAATATCGTTCAAGTAGCTTGGAAGCTACAATACCTACAACGCCAACATTCCAACCTTCTCCTGCCAAAACGATGACATCCGGCACGGCCCCTGAGTTAAGTTCAATTTTTTGCTCCAACTGGGCTGTCGCTTCCTGAAGTATACCCTCAACGACCTGTTGCCTTTCACGATTCAACAAGTCCAGTTGACCTGCCAGACTATGCGCCTCATCCAGATCCTCCGTGGTAAGCAGCGATACTGCTCTTCCAGCGTGATCCAGACGTCCACTGGCGTTAATGCGCGGAGCCATGGCAAAGGCGATATTAATCGAAGTGACCTGGCTTTGGTCCACACCACTAATTTCAAGCAAAGCACTTACACCAGGCAGACGCGTACCACGCATGGATTCAACGCCATAACTGACGATAACCCGATTCTCACCTTCCAAAGGCATCAAGTCGGCAACCGTACCGATTGCAGCAATCTCCATCCATTCTCCTGGCACTTCCCCAATCAATGCCTGAGCCAGCTTCAAAGCCACCCCTGCACCAGCCAATCCTTTAAAAGGATAAGGACAGCCGGGAAGCTTGGGATTAATTAGCGTGTAGGCCTTGGGCAGAACCTCGGGAGGTTCATGGTGGTCCGTCACAATGACTTCGATTCCCAGTGTTGAAGCATAAGCTATCTGCTCTACCGCACTGATTCCGGTATCAACCGTGATAATCAGCGTGACACCCTGTTGATGGGCCCAATCCAGAGCATGATTGTGTAGACCATATCCCTCATTGGAACGATGGGGAATATAGATATCGTATGATGCACCAAGAT from Paenibacillus sp. JNUCC-31 includes:
- the recJ gene encoding single-stranded-DNA-specific exonuclease RecJ, producing MLYSQYRWNTPNIDLEAAAGLSQALSVSSLVGRLLVSRGVHNEIEAERFLHPDLNQMHDPYLLLGMKEAVPRIRQAIEREEHILIYGDYDADGVSSTSLMIHLMRHLGASYDIYIPHRSNEGYGLHNHALDWAHQQGVTLIITVDTGISAVEQIAYASTLGIEVIVTDHHEPPEVLPKAYTLINPKLPGCPYPFKGLAGAGVALKLAQALIGEVPGEWMEIAAIGTVADLMPLEGENRVIVSYGVESMRGTRLPGVSALLEISGVDQSQVTSINIAFAMAPRINASGRLDHAGRAVSLLTTEDLDEAHSLAGQLDLLNRERQQVVEGILQEATAQLEQKIELNSGAVPDVIVLAGEGWNVGVVGIVASKLLERYYRPTLILGIDPESGACKGSARSIEGLDIYEALTACKHTMDHYGGHPAAAGMSLHRDQLEELEAGLNEFAATVLTEEDFIPHRLADDECRISDVPLQVIQEIDRLQPFGMSNPSPRFVLRHVTVKETRTMGREKRHLKLVLEQDGQQLETVAFGKGALAEFLPPGSIIDVMGELSINEWNGMRKPQLMLQDIHVPHAQVFDLRGNTEPLNAMKHFLSSLEVHLRYKSGSIGAIVRKETNVSEGNSLYEPCLWVYDRKVGLFPCNAAAQHYGQEQVRTLFVFDTPETPEQLDAMLSLFSGAENIILLHGSGNHRDRLQMPSRELFKRIYMLVSKWRAEPVEEQEITPVLSRQCGCSPRMITMMLNVFEELSFITRDHGKIAFVDNPPKRDLTASRHYQALESMAETEQVMLDASTPQLTQWMISRMKGVS